In Gadus chalcogrammus isolate NIFS_2021 chromosome 1, NIFS_Gcha_1.0, whole genome shotgun sequence, one DNA window encodes the following:
- the LOC130391996 gene encoding G2/M phase-specific E3 ubiquitin-protein ligase-like, with translation MEFLNEMADDYGGPRREFQRLLMMAIQGTLGVFEGRSNELFFTYDLRALEQQKFFKAGKLTAWSVAHGGPGPRSISRSVYLLMCHQSAPLSDLDIGVLLDEDKGGKLQQLKACRTEEDLQRLKVSCGEWVSDCGVPSFYTSTLQEMPQVIERVVANYCFHRVASMVQQYTAGLNSCGRFFDLVSANWQQFLPIFCSTGGKLTRQTFRGLFLTDWSPEGSNARGEEEETIFQYDDWLIKVEEGEVDATLEDLLVFVTGADHPPALGFPRKCEVHFFDQEPGTRRLPYASTCALFLYLPRGVREEEDFADMMSTSLVGSLGFGKV, from the exons ATGGAATTCCTCAACGAAATGGCGGACGACTATGGTGGTCCCAGGAGGGAATTTCAAAG ACTCCTAATGATGGCCATTCAGGGCACCCTCGGGGTTTTTGAGGGACGCTCAAATGAGCTATTTTTCACGTATGACCTTCGTGCCTTGGAGCAGCAGAAGTTCTTCAAGGCGGGGAAATTGACCGCTTGGTCAGTGGCCCACggtggcccggggccccggtCAATAAGTAGGTCGGTTTACCTGCTTATGTGCCACCAGTCAGCACCCCTAAGTGACCTCGACATAGGGGTGCTGCTCGACGAGGATAAAGGGGGCAAACTGCAACAG TTGAAGGCCTGTCGCACAGAGGAGGACCTGCAGCGACTGAAGGTATCCTGTGGGGAATGGGTCTCTGACTGCGGGGTGCCCTCCTTCTACACCTCTACATTGCAGGAGATGCCTCAAGTCATTGAGAGGGTAGTGGCCAACTACTGCTTCCATCG AGTGGCCAGTATGGTGCAGCAGTATACTGCCGGGTTGAACTCCTGTGGACGTTTTTTCGACCTTGTCTCTGCAAATTGGCAGCAGTTTCTGCCAATTTTCTGCTCAACGGGGGGGAAATTGACCCGGCAGACCTTCAGAGGCCTATTCCTGACGGACTGGAGCCCTGAGGGCAGTAAtgccaggggggaggaggaggaaaccatCTTCCAGTATGATGACTGGCTCATCAAAGTTGAAG agggagaggtggatgCCACCTTAGAAGACCTCTTAGTCTTTGTCACGGGAGCCGATCATCCTCCAGCCCTGGGCTTCCCGAGGAAATGCGAGGTTCATTTCTTCGACCAGGAGCCAGGGACAAGGCGGCTTCCCTATGCCTCCACCTGtgccctcttcctctaccttccAAGAGGtgttagggaggaggaggattttgCGGATATGATGAGCACATCTCTTGTTGGGTCCCTGGGGTTTGGGAAGGTTTAA